One segment of Variovorax sp. PAMC28562 DNA contains the following:
- a CDS encoding META domain-containing protein, producing MIRLARLSIGTLMLAAVTACGSGISLDEPIEGPSWLLVQLGDQPVGAGGDPRRDAQIEFDRSSGRVTGSGGCNRFSGGFTRTGSHLQISQLVATKMACLDGARTANEMQFLQVLQTTASYRLVGPGRMLLIDASGQTLATLAGASAR from the coding sequence ATGATTCGTCTCGCACGCCTTTCCATCGGCACGTTGATGCTTGCAGCCGTTACCGCTTGCGGCAGCGGCATCAGTCTCGACGAGCCGATCGAGGGGCCGTCGTGGCTGCTGGTGCAACTCGGCGATCAACCCGTCGGGGCCGGCGGCGATCCGCGGCGCGATGCACAAATCGAGTTCGACCGAAGCAGCGGCCGGGTGACCGGTTCGGGCGGTTGCAACCGCTTTTCGGGTGGCTTCACACGGACCGGCAGCCATCTGCAGATTTCGCAGTTGGTCGCGACCAAGATGGCATGTCTGGACGGTGCGCGCACTGCCAACGAGATGCAGTTTTTGCAGGTGCTGCAGACAACAGCGAGCTATCGGCTGGTGGGCCCGGGGCGGATGTTGCTGATCGACGCGAGCGGGCAGACGCTCGCGACCTTGGCCGGCGCCTCGGCGCGTTAA
- a CDS encoding 5-(carboxyamino)imidazole ribonucleotide synthase has protein sequence MPGTTLGVLGGGQLARMFVHAAQRMGYFTAVLDPDTASPAGRVSHHFIQTDYIDVDGLARLAGLADAITTEFENVPAPSLDHLAAARPVAPAAASVAIAQDRIAEKAHFARCGVPCAPYAVIESAAQLDAVADDLLPGILKTARLGYDGKGQRHVTTRAELADAWADTGSVACVLEKRLPLEFECSVLVARGHDGQVVNFPAQRNLHRDGILAVTEVHEGNMPADLAARAIAATKSIATGLDYVGVLCVEFFVQADGALVVNEMAPRPHNSGHYTMDACDVSQFELQVRTLAGLPLTQPRQHSPTVMLNLLGDLWFRNESSSPSADEPMEPEWADVLALSGVHLHLYGKTEARRGRKMGHLNITGADIDEVRGTADFAAALLGLPIPLSE, from the coding sequence ATGCCCGGCACCACGCTGGGTGTGCTGGGCGGTGGCCAGCTGGCCCGAATGTTCGTGCACGCGGCGCAGCGCATGGGCTACTTCACCGCAGTGCTCGACCCCGACACCGCCAGCCCGGCCGGCCGCGTCAGCCACCACTTCATCCAGACCGACTACATCGATGTCGATGGACTTGCGCGGCTCGCCGGTCTTGCCGACGCCATCACGACCGAGTTCGAGAACGTGCCCGCACCGTCGCTCGACCACCTGGCGGCCGCCAGGCCCGTCGCACCCGCTGCGGCATCTGTCGCCATCGCGCAAGACCGCATCGCCGAGAAGGCGCACTTCGCCCGCTGCGGCGTGCCGTGCGCACCGTATGCAGTGATCGAGTCGGCAGCCCAGCTCGACGCCGTGGCCGACGATCTGCTGCCCGGCATCCTGAAAACAGCGCGCCTCGGCTACGACGGCAAGGGCCAGCGCCATGTGACGACTCGCGCCGAGCTCGCCGATGCCTGGGCCGACACCGGCAGCGTCGCCTGCGTTCTCGAAAAACGATTGCCACTGGAATTCGAATGCTCGGTCCTCGTGGCACGCGGGCACGACGGCCAGGTCGTCAACTTTCCGGCGCAGCGCAACCTGCATCGCGACGGCATCCTTGCCGTCACGGAAGTGCATGAAGGCAACATGCCGGCCGATCTGGCGGCGCGTGCCATCGCGGCGACCAAGTCGATCGCCACCGGGCTCGACTACGTCGGCGTGCTGTGTGTCGAATTTTTCGTGCAGGCCGACGGCGCGCTGGTCGTCAATGAGATGGCACCGCGCCCGCACAACAGCGGTCACTACACGATGGACGCGTGCGACGTGTCGCAGTTCGAGTTGCAGGTGCGCACCCTCGCCGGTCTGCCCTTGACGCAGCCGCGCCAGCACAGCCCGACCGTCATGCTCAATCTGCTTGGCGATCTGTGGTTCAGGAACGAGAGCAGCAGCCCATCGGCCGACGAGCCGATGGAGCCTGAATGGGCGGACGTGCTGGCGCTGTCAGGGGTGCATTTGCATCTTTACGGCAAGACGGAGGCGCGGCGCGGTCGCAAGATGGGGCACCTGAACATCACTGGTGCGGACATCGACGAAGTGCGCGGCACGGCGGATTTCGCAGCCGCATTGCTGGGCCTGCCGATTCCGTTGTCGGAGTGA
- a CDS encoding tetratricopeptide repeat protein → MIDITLENFQSELVEGSTPIPVLLDIWAEWCGPCKQLGPVLEKLEVEYAGRFRLAKLDADAVPQISTQLSQMFGVRSIPFCVMFKDGQPVDGFVGALPAEKIREFLDKHVPAAAELEAAEEEDAALQAMAEGDIEGALEKLEHAVATDPANDDARFDFVKLLLQEGRTDEAKVAFAPVIAKTAAVRRFDALQRWMSAIDFAAPPVGELRQAAEFDSKIAANKRDFEARFGRAQVLMAEQRWTEAMDELLDILMRDKTWSEELARKTYIAILELIEPPKVKVADGQIPPVDPTVATYRRRLSSVILS, encoded by the coding sequence ATGATCGACATCACCCTCGAAAACTTTCAGTCCGAACTCGTCGAAGGCTCGACGCCGATCCCGGTGCTGCTCGACATCTGGGCCGAATGGTGCGGCCCGTGCAAGCAGCTCGGCCCGGTGCTCGAAAAGCTCGAAGTCGAATACGCCGGCCGCTTCAGGCTGGCCAAGCTCGATGCCGACGCGGTGCCGCAGATTTCGACGCAGCTGAGCCAGATGTTCGGCGTGCGCAGTATTCCGTTCTGCGTGATGTTTAAGGACGGCCAGCCGGTCGACGGCTTCGTCGGCGCCCTGCCAGCCGAAAAAATCCGCGAGTTTCTCGACAAGCATGTGCCGGCCGCGGCCGAACTCGAAGCCGCCGAAGAAGAAGACGCAGCCTTGCAAGCGATGGCCGAGGGCGATATCGAAGGCGCGCTCGAAAAGCTGGAACACGCGGTCGCGACCGATCCGGCCAACGACGATGCCCGCTTCGACTTCGTCAAGCTTTTGCTGCAGGAGGGCCGCACCGATGAGGCCAAGGTCGCCTTCGCACCCGTTATCGCCAAAACCGCGGCGGTGCGCCGCTTCGACGCGCTGCAGCGCTGGATGTCGGCCATCGATTTCGCGGCGCCACCGGTCGGTGAGCTGCGTCAGGCGGCCGAGTTCGATTCGAAGATCGCCGCCAACAAGCGCGACTTCGAAGCCCGCTTCGGCCGCGCCCAGGTGCTCATGGCCGAGCAGCGCTGGACCGAAGCGATGGACGAGCTGCTCGACATCCTGATGCGTGACAAGACCTGGAGCGAAGAACTCGCCCGCAAGACCTACATCGCCATCCTCGAACTGATCGAGCCGCCGAAGGTGAAGGTTGCCGACGGACAGATTCCACCCGTCGATCCGACGGTGGCGACCTATCGGCGCCGCCTGAGCAGCGTCATCCTGAGCTGA
- the purE gene encoding 5-(carboxyamino)imidazole ribonucleotide mutase has translation MNESIQVGVVMGSSSDWETMHNAVEILVQFGIRYEARVVSAHRMPDELFAYAESAAGRGLAAIIAGAGGAAHLPGMLAAKTTVPVLGVPVASKHLQGVDSLYSIVQMPRGVPVATFAIGNAGAANAALFAVAMLAVNDAPMRAKLDAFRARQTEAASAMTLPPAGSESAGVTALATQGPQGGSAL, from the coding sequence ATGAACGAATCCATTCAGGTCGGTGTGGTGATGGGCTCGAGCTCCGATTGGGAGACGATGCACAACGCGGTCGAGATTCTCGTGCAATTCGGCATCCGTTACGAAGCGCGCGTGGTGTCGGCCCACCGGATGCCGGACGAACTGTTCGCGTATGCCGAATCCGCTGCCGGCCGGGGGCTCGCTGCGATCATCGCCGGCGCAGGCGGCGCGGCCCATTTGCCCGGCATGCTGGCAGCCAAGACCACCGTGCCTGTCCTCGGCGTGCCGGTCGCCAGTAAGCATCTGCAAGGTGTGGATTCGCTCTACAGCATCGTGCAGATGCCCAGGGGCGTGCCGGTCGCGACCTTCGCCATCGGTAACGCAGGCGCGGCCAACGCGGCGCTCTTCGCGGTGGCGATGCTGGCGGTCAACGATGCGCCGATGCGCGCAAAGCTCGACGCCTTCCGCGCCCGGCAGACCGAAGCGGCCAGCGCGATGACGCTGCCGCCGGCTGGATCCGAAAGCGCTGGCGTGACCGCGCTGGCGACGCAAGGCCCGCAGGGCGGGAGCGCGCTGTGA
- a CDS encoding phosphoribosylaminoimidazolesuccinocarboxamide synthase encodes MTTVHTSSIQSLPLLARGKVRDNYAVGNDRILMVASDRLSAFDVIMGEPIPGKGVILTQMALWWFDRLGHLCPNHLTGEAPESVVTADEVAQVKDRSMLVKRLKPIPVEAVVRGYLAGSGWKEYQENQAVCGVPLPSGLRNASKLPRPIFTPAAKAAAGEHDENISYDRVVEVVGPLMAQQIRETSIAIYEAAAAIALGKGMIIADTKFEFGLDEAGTLVLMDEVLTPDSSRYWPIEGYEAAFAAGTNPPSYDKQFVRDWLEATRINGRPWDKTPPAPRLPAEVIEKTAAKYREALQRLTG; translated from the coding sequence ATGACCACCGTCCACACTTCCTCCATCCAGAGCCTGCCTTTGCTCGCGCGCGGCAAGGTGCGCGACAACTATGCGGTGGGCAACGACCGCATCCTGATGGTGGCGAGCGACCGGCTTTCGGCCTTCGACGTGATCATGGGCGAGCCGATTCCGGGCAAGGGCGTGATCCTCACGCAGATGGCGCTGTGGTGGTTCGACCGGCTCGGCCATCTGTGCCCGAACCACCTGACCGGCGAGGCGCCCGAAAGCGTGGTCACCGCCGACGAGGTGGCACAGGTCAAAGACCGCTCGATGCTGGTCAAGCGGCTGAAGCCGATACCGGTGGAGGCGGTTGTTCGCGGCTATCTCGCCGGCAGCGGCTGGAAGGAATACCAGGAGAACCAGGCGGTGTGCGGCGTGCCCCTGCCATCGGGCTTGCGCAATGCGAGCAAGCTGCCGCGGCCGATCTTCACGCCGGCCGCCAAGGCTGCTGCCGGCGAGCATGACGAGAACATCAGCTACGACCGCGTGGTCGAGGTGGTCGGCCCGTTGATGGCGCAGCAGATTCGCGAAACCAGCATCGCCATCTACGAAGCCGCGGCTGCGATCGCACTCGGCAAGGGAATGATCATTGCAGACACCAAGTTCGAGTTCGGCCTGGACGAAGCAGGCACGCTGGTCTTGATGGACGAAGTGCTGACGCCCGACAGCTCGCGCTACTGGCCCATCGAAGGCTACGAGGCCGCGTTCGCTGCTGGCACCAATCCGCCAAGCTACGACAAGCAATTCGTCCGTGACTGGCTCGAAGCCACGCGCATCAACGGCAGGCCCTGGGACAAGACGCCGCCGGCACCGCGCCTGCCGGCCGAAGTGATCGAAAAGACGGCGGCGAAATATCGCGAAGCGTTGCAGCGGCTGACGGGCTGA
- a CDS encoding AzlC family ABC transporter permease, which translates to MFFLRSIRRQPEFREAARNMAPLALGIGAWGLMTGVAMVKSDMSLIESVAMTLLVYAGSSQLAAIPLLAAGAPAWVILATGFCVNLRFVVFSLHLRPYLMHLPRWRRMTHGYLTADLSYVMFTRKYPTPPTTPAEEIGQEAYLAGGYFMTWSSWMGMSLIGVFLAKLIPQSWGLAFAGVLSLVGILCSMATTRLRVLAALIAGATAVAAYALPLKLNIVVGIGVAVLLCFWLEKQLGLDPSAEDDT; encoded by the coding sequence ATGTTCTTTCTGCGATCGATCCGTCGGCAGCCAGAGTTTCGCGAAGCTGCCCGCAACATGGCGCCGCTCGCGCTCGGCATCGGCGCCTGGGGCCTGATGACCGGTGTGGCCATGGTCAAGTCCGACATGAGCCTGATCGAATCGGTCGCGATGACCCTGTTGGTCTATGCCGGGAGTTCGCAACTCGCGGCCATTCCGTTGCTGGCTGCCGGCGCGCCGGCGTGGGTGATTCTGGCGACAGGCTTTTGCGTCAACCTGCGCTTCGTGGTGTTCAGCCTGCATCTGCGCCCTTACCTGATGCACCTGCCGCGCTGGCGCCGCATGACGCACGGCTATCTCACGGCCGACCTGAGCTACGTGATGTTCACCCGCAAGTACCCGACACCGCCGACCACGCCGGCCGAAGAGATCGGCCAGGAGGCGTACCTCGCAGGCGGCTACTTCATGACCTGGTCATCGTGGATGGGCATGAGCCTGATCGGGGTCTTTCTCGCCAAACTGATCCCGCAGTCGTGGGGCCTGGCCTTCGCCGGCGTGCTGAGTCTGGTCGGCATCCTGTGTTCGATGGCGACGACCCGGCTGCGCGTGCTGGCTGCGCTGATTGCTGGCGCCACCGCCGTCGCGGCCTATGCGCTGCCGCTGAAGCTCAACATCGTGGTGGGCATCGGCGTCGCGGTGCTGCTGTGCTTCTGGCTGGAGAAGCAGTTGGGGCTCGACCCGAGCGCGGAGGATGACACCTGA
- a CDS encoding fructose bisphosphate aldolase: MNQEQLDKVSQGKGFIAALDQSGGSTPKALKLYGIEESAYKGDAEMYDLVHAMRTRIVTSPSFDGRRVLGAILFEATMDRQIDGVDSAEYLWKHKQVVPFLKVDKGLANEADGVQLMKPMPELDALLARAAGKGVFGTKMRSVVNGANEKGIAAVLDQQFAVGQQILNAGLMPILEPEVSIGAADKEQAEALLKKGFIERLNALPSATKVMLKLTIPTVDGFYRELVAHPQVVRVVALSGGYERDEANARLMRNPGIIASFSRALTEGLSAQQSDADFNAALDVAIESIYRASIS; this comes from the coding sequence GTGAATCAGGAACAACTCGACAAAGTCAGCCAAGGCAAGGGCTTCATCGCCGCACTCGATCAAAGCGGTGGCAGCACGCCAAAGGCATTGAAGCTGTACGGCATCGAAGAGAGCGCCTACAAGGGCGACGCCGAGATGTACGACCTGGTGCATGCGATGCGCACCCGCATCGTCACCAGTCCGTCCTTCGACGGCCGCCGCGTGCTCGGCGCCATCCTGTTCGAAGCCACGATGGACCGTCAGATCGACGGCGTCGACTCGGCCGAGTACCTCTGGAAGCACAAGCAGGTCGTGCCGTTTTTGAAGGTCGACAAGGGCCTGGCGAACGAAGCCGACGGCGTGCAGCTCATGAAGCCGATGCCTGAACTCGACGCACTGCTTGCCCGCGCGGCCGGCAAAGGCGTCTTCGGTACCAAGATGCGTTCGGTGGTGAATGGTGCGAATGAAAAGGGCATCGCCGCCGTGCTCGACCAGCAGTTCGCAGTCGGCCAGCAGATCCTGAATGCCGGGCTGATGCCGATTCTGGAGCCCGAAGTTTCAATCGGCGCGGCCGACAAGGAACAGGCTGAAGCTTTGCTCAAGAAGGGTTTCATCGAGCGCCTGAATGCATTGCCCTCGGCCACGAAGGTGATGCTCAAGTTGACCATCCCGACGGTCGACGGTTTCTACAGGGAACTCGTCGCGCACCCGCAGGTGGTCCGCGTGGTGGCGCTGTCGGGCGGTTACGAGCGTGACGAAGCCAATGCGCGCCTCATGCGCAACCCCGGCATCATCGCCAGCTTCAGCCGCGCGCTGACCGAAGGCCTGAGCGCGCAGCAGTCGGATGCTGATTTCAATGCTGCGCTGGACGTTGCGATAGAGTCGATTTACCGCGCCTCCATCAGCTGA
- a CDS encoding AzlD domain-containing protein — MAGFSFLGTDIGTMGIIVGLACVTVVTRCFFFILDRPWGLPDWAHRALHYAPVAALAAVIAPEIVMSQGHLVTTLHDARIYAAIAGGAYYFWKHGVLGTMLVGMAVYLPLHLWLGW; from the coding sequence ATGGCCGGCTTCTCGTTTCTGGGCACCGACATCGGCACGATGGGCATCATCGTCGGCCTCGCGTGCGTCACGGTCGTCACGCGCTGCTTCTTCTTCATTCTCGACCGGCCGTGGGGCCTGCCCGACTGGGCGCATCGCGCGCTGCACTACGCGCCCGTCGCTGCGCTGGCGGCGGTGATCGCGCCCGAGATCGTCATGTCGCAAGGGCACCTCGTAACCACGCTACACGATGCGCGCATCTACGCCGCGATCGCTGGCGGCGCTTACTATTTCTGGAAGCACGGCGTGCTCGGCACCATGCTGGTCGGCATGGCGGTGTATTTGCCGCTGCATCTGTGGCTTGGCTGGTAA
- the pyk gene encoding pyruvate kinase, protein MNTPAPRVPRHATKIVATLGPASNTPEILEQMILNKVSVVRLNFSHGTAQDHINRAAMVREAARKTGREVAIMADLQGPKIRVGKFAEGKVFLEPGAKFILDAARTEPGDINGVGLDYKDLPRDVKPGDRLLLNDGLIVLVVDAVKGELVMTTVKLGGELSNNKGINKQGGGLTAPALTAKDMEDIKTAMSFQADYVAVSFPKNATDMEMARQLCNVAGSEYGHRPGMIAKIERAEAIPKLEEIIRASDGIMVARGDLAVEVGNAAVPALQKKMIRMAREMDKVVITATQMMESMITNPVPTRAEVSDVANAVLDGTDAVMLSAETASGRYPLETVQEMSRICEAAEAAEDLQLDADFSGKNYTRIDQSIAMGALFTAHHLGAKAIVALTESGSTLLWMSRHRAHIPMYALTSRLATQRKLALYRNVRPLLMDSQTDRDTALEQAEAHLKQRGIVQSGDVYAITCGEPMGAPGGTNMLKICIAS, encoded by the coding sequence ATGAACACCCCCGCACCCCGCGTTCCCCGTCACGCCACCAAGATCGTCGCCACGCTCGGCCCGGCGTCCAATACGCCCGAGATACTGGAGCAAATGATCCTGAACAAGGTCAGCGTGGTGCGGCTGAACTTCAGCCATGGCACGGCGCAGGACCACATCAATCGCGCAGCGATGGTGCGCGAGGCGGCACGCAAGACCGGGCGCGAGGTGGCGATCATGGCCGACCTGCAGGGCCCGAAGATCCGCGTCGGCAAGTTCGCCGAAGGCAAGGTCTTCTTGGAGCCGGGCGCCAAGTTCATCCTCGATGCGGCGCGCACGGAGCCAGGCGACATCAACGGCGTCGGCCTCGACTACAAAGACCTGCCGCGCGACGTCAAGCCGGGCGACAGGCTGCTGCTGAACGATGGGCTGATCGTGCTCGTGGTCGATGCGGTCAAGGGCGAACTGGTCATGACCACAGTCAAGCTGGGCGGTGAGCTGTCCAACAACAAGGGCATCAACAAACAGGGCGGCGGGCTGACCGCACCCGCGCTGACGGCCAAGGACATGGAAGACATCAAGACCGCGATGAGCTTCCAGGCCGACTACGTGGCGGTGAGCTTTCCAAAGAACGCCACCGACATGGAAATGGCGCGCCAGTTGTGCAACGTGGCGGGTTCCGAGTACGGCCATCGCCCCGGGATGATCGCCAAGATCGAGCGCGCCGAGGCGATTCCCAAGCTGGAAGAAATCATCCGCGCCAGTGACGGCATCATGGTGGCGCGCGGCGACCTGGCGGTCGAGGTGGGCAACGCGGCGGTGCCAGCGCTGCAGAAAAAGATGATCCGCATGGCGCGCGAGATGGACAAGGTCGTCATCACCGCCACGCAGATGATGGAGTCGATGATCACCAACCCCGTGCCGACGCGCGCCGAGGTGAGCGATGTGGCCAACGCGGTGCTCGACGGCACCGACGCAGTCATGCTGTCGGCCGAAACCGCATCGGGCCGCTACCCGCTGGAAACCGTGCAGGAGATGAGCCGCATTTGCGAGGCCGCCGAGGCCGCCGAAGACCTGCAGCTCGACGCCGACTTCAGCGGCAAGAACTACACGCGCATCGACCAGTCGATCGCGATGGGTGCGCTGTTCACCGCGCATCACCTGGGCGCCAAGGCCATCGTGGCGTTGACCGAGTCGGGCTCGACCTTGCTCTGGATGAGTCGCCATCGTGCGCACATCCCGATGTACGCTTTGACCTCGCGGCTGGCGACGCAGCGCAAGCTGGCGCTGTACCGCAACGTGCGGCCGCTTCTGATGGATTCGCAGACCGATCGCGACACCGCGCTGGAGCAGGCCGAAGCGCATCTGAAGCAGCGCGGGATCGTGCAAAGCGGGGATGTGTATGCGATCACCTGTGGCGAGCCGATGGGGGCGCCGGGCGGGACCAACATGCTGAAAATCTGCATCGCTAGCTGA
- a CDS encoding alpha/beta hydrolase encodes MNFTLLPLRSLACVALAALLTALLAACSPVKIVNGLVPTSTYRFEGDVAYGGAARQRLDIYKPLASAMAANAARPLVIFFYGGTWSSGDRAMYKFVGEALAARGVTAVIPDYGLSPDFRYPVFVQDSALATKWALDNADRLGADPKQVYVMGHSSGGYNAAMVALDDRWLADVGASPKQLAGWIALAGPFDFLPPIDPQVKAAFNWPGTPPDSQPMAHVSAAAPRTLLIATTKDKLVDYVQNTEQMASRLRAAGVPVQLREFNDLSHITLIGAVAKPLQWLGGPVLPPIMEFVGLPAAPTVSAASAKAGARPASGN; translated from the coding sequence ATGAACTTCACTCTTTTGCCTTTGCGCTCGCTGGCTTGCGTCGCGCTCGCTGCCCTGCTCACCGCCCTGCTGGCGGCATGTTCTCCGGTCAAGATCGTCAACGGGTTGGTGCCTACGAGCACGTACCGGTTCGAAGGAGACGTGGCTTACGGCGGCGCGGCACGGCAGCGTCTTGATATCTACAAACCACTGGCTTCAGCGATGGCAGCCAACGCCGCGCGGCCGCTGGTAATCTTCTTCTATGGCGGCACCTGGAGCAGCGGTGATCGCGCGATGTACAAGTTCGTCGGCGAGGCGCTCGCCGCGCGGGGCGTGACGGCGGTGATTCCGGACTATGGCCTTTCGCCGGACTTTCGATACCCGGTGTTTGTGCAGGACAGCGCGCTGGCGACCAAGTGGGCGCTCGACAACGCGGATCGGCTGGGAGCTGATCCGAAGCAGGTCTACGTGATGGGCCACAGTTCGGGCGGTTACAACGCGGCGATGGTCGCGCTCGATGACCGTTGGTTGGCCGATGTCGGCGCCAGCCCGAAGCAGTTGGCCGGATGGATCGCACTGGCCGGGCCGTTCGACTTTCTCCCGCCCATCGACCCACAGGTGAAAGCCGCCTTCAACTGGCCGGGCACGCCGCCGGATTCGCAACCCATGGCGCACGTCTCGGCCGCTGCACCGCGTACGCTCCTCATCGCCACGACCAAAGACAAGCTGGTCGACTATGTGCAGAACACAGAGCAAATGGCGAGCCGTCTGCGTGCCGCCGGCGTACCCGTGCAGTTGCGGGAGTTCAACGACCTGAGCCATATCACGCTGATCGGTGCGGTGGCCAAGCCGCTGCAATGGCTGGGCGGTCCGGTGTTGCCGCCGATCATGGAGTTCGTGGGGTTGCCGGCAGCGCCGACGGTTTCTGCAGCCTCGGCAAAGGCCGGTGCGCGCCCGGCGAGCGGCAACTGA
- the fmt gene encoding methionyl-tRNA formyltransferase — MNSPRIVFAGTPEFARIALDAIASAGFDIALVLTQPDRPAGRGMKLQASAVKQLAVQNGWPVAQPRSLRLDGKYPDDALAARATLEAAQADVMVVAAYGLILPQWVLDVPRLGCLNIHASLLPRWRGAAPIHRAVEAGDMQTGITIMQMDVGLDTGAMLQVEAIDIGGDSTARLHDRLAELGGRLIVDVLRSAEAGTLTPMPQPDEGTTYAHKVEKHEAAVDWTQPAATIVRRIRAFDPFPGATTVMGGESIKLWAAQVQPPHANEVTATVSAVPGTVIAVTPTDIAVAAADGTVLLTELQRAGGKRLPAADFLRGFDIEPGRVFGG; from the coding sequence GTGAACAGCCCGCGCATCGTCTTCGCGGGCACGCCCGAGTTCGCGCGCATTGCGCTCGACGCCATCGCTTCGGCGGGGTTTGACATCGCGCTGGTGCTGACGCAGCCCGATCGCCCGGCCGGTCGCGGCATGAAGCTGCAGGCGTCTGCCGTGAAGCAACTGGCCGTACAGAACGGCTGGCCCGTCGCGCAACCGCGCAGCTTGCGGCTCGATGGCAAATATCCTGACGATGCCCTCGCTGCACGCGCCACCCTTGAAGCCGCGCAAGCCGACGTAATGGTGGTCGCCGCCTACGGGCTGATCCTGCCGCAATGGGTGCTCGATGTGCCGCGCCTCGGCTGCCTCAACATTCATGCGAGCTTGCTGCCGCGCTGGCGCGGCGCGGCTCCGATTCACCGCGCCGTCGAAGCAGGCGACATGCAGACCGGCATCACCATCATGCAGATGGACGTCGGCCTCGACACCGGCGCCATGCTGCAAGTCGAGGCGATCGACATCGGCGGCGACAGCACCGCACGATTGCACGACCGGCTCGCCGAACTCGGCGGGCGGCTGATCGTCGACGTGCTGCGCAGCGCCGAGGCCGGTACGCTGACCCCGATGCCGCAGCCGGACGAGGGCACGACCTATGCGCACAAGGTCGAAAAGCACGAGGCTGCGGTCGATTGGACGCAACCCGCCGCGACCATCGTGCGCCGCATCCGTGCCTTCGATCCGTTTCCGGGCGCCACGACTGTGATGGGCGGCGAGTCGATCAAGCTATGGGCGGCACAAGTGCAGCCGCCGCACGCCAATGAAGTGACCGCCACAGTCAGCGCAGTGCCCGGCACCGTCATTGCCGTAACACCCACCGACATTGCCGTAGCAGCCGCGGACGGCACGGTATTGCTGACCGAACTGCAACGCGCTGGCGGCAAACGCCTGCCGGCGGCGGACTTCCTGCGCGGCTTCGACATCGAGCCCGGCCGGGTTTTCGGCGGCTGA
- a CDS encoding phosphoglycerate kinase has protein sequence MNVIRFTDLCADGKVAGQRVFIRADLNVPQNDAGDITEDTRVRASVPCIQLALDSGAAVMVTSHLGRPTEGEFKPADSLAPVAKRLAELLGREVPLVANWVDGVDVKPGQVVLLENCRVNKGEKKNDPALAKKLAALCDIYVNDAFGTAHRAEATTYGIAQYARVASAGPLLAAEMDAITKALAQPKRPLVAIVAGSKVSTKLTILKSLSANVDQLIVGGGIANTFMLASGLKIGKSLAEPDLLDQAKAVIESMRARGADVPIPVDVVTAKTFAADAPATVKAANDVADDDLILDIGPKTAEMLAAQLREAGTIVWNGPLGVFEFDAFANGTKTVAHAIAESAAFSIAGGGDTLAAIAKYGIEDKIGYISTGGGAFLEVLEGKTLPAFEILSKRAAG, from the coding sequence ATGAACGTCATCCGCTTTACCGATTTGTGTGCCGACGGCAAGGTCGCCGGCCAACGCGTGTTCATTCGCGCGGACCTCAACGTGCCGCAGAACGATGCCGGCGACATCACCGAAGACACGCGCGTGCGCGCTTCGGTGCCCTGCATCCAGCTGGCGCTCGATTCAGGCGCCGCCGTCATGGTGACCTCGCATCTGGGCCGGCCGACCGAAGGCGAGTTCAAGCCCGCCGACTCGCTGGCGCCGGTCGCCAAACGCCTCGCCGAATTGCTCGGCCGCGAAGTGCCGCTGGTGGCGAACTGGGTCGACGGTGTCGACGTCAAGCCGGGCCAGGTCGTGCTGCTGGAGAACTGCCGCGTCAACAAGGGCGAGAAGAAGAACGATCCGGCGCTGGCGAAGAAGCTCGCCGCGCTGTGCGACATCTACGTGAACGACGCCTTCGGCACCGCGCACCGCGCCGAGGCCACGACCTATGGCATTGCGCAATACGCCAGGGTCGCGTCGGCCGGCCCGCTGCTGGCGGCCGAGATGGACGCCATCACCAAGGCGCTCGCGCAGCCCAAGCGCCCGCTGGTCGCGATCGTCGCCGGCTCCAAGGTCAGCACCAAACTCACCATATTGAAGAGCCTGTCGGCCAACGTCGACCAGCTCATCGTGGGCGGCGGCATCGCCAACACGTTCATGCTGGCGTCGGGTCTGAAGATCGGCAAGTCGCTGGCCGAACCCGACCTGCTCGATCAGGCCAAAGCGGTGATCGAGTCCATGCGCGCGCGCGGTGCCGATGTGCCGATCCCGGTCGACGTGGTCACCGCGAAGACCTTCGCGGCCGATGCGCCCGCCACGGTCAAGGCTGCGAACGACGTGGCCGACGACGACCTGATCCTCGACATCGGGCCGAAGACAGCCGAGATGCTCGCCGCCCAGTTGCGCGAAGCCGGCACCATCGTCTGGAACGGCCCGCTCGGCGTGTTCGAGTTCGACGCGTTCGCCAATGGCACGAAGACGGTGGCACATGCCATCGCCGAGAGCGCAGCGTTCTCGATCGCTGGCGGCGGCGACACGCTGGCAGCCATCGCAAAGTACGGCATCGAGGACAAGATCGGCTACATCTCGACAGGCGGTGGCGCCTTTCTCGAAGTGCTGGAGGGCAAGACGCTGCCGGCTTTCGAGATCCTGTCCAAGCGCGCTGCGGGCTGA